In candidate division WOR-3 bacterium, the genomic window TTTCAAGCGAAATTTCTATAAAGGGTCCTTTAAGTTCTCCTACATTTGAATTTAAGGGGAACGGAAAATTAGGGTTTGATGAATTAAGTATAGGAGATTCGTTAATTTTTTCCTTAATCTTTAAAAAAAATGCCTTGTATTTTAAAGATTTTTTGGTTGTGGAAGGTGGAAATTATTCCACATTTGAAGGAGAGTTTAATCTCAAAAATTATTCTATAAATATGAACATTAAACTAAAGGAAGCTGGAGGCTGGGTTTTTTATCCGTGGAGGAATTTCTTAATTTCAAAAAAGGCAAAAGTTAATGGAGAATTGAAGGTAAAAAACAATTTTAAGGGACCGTCCCTTTATGGAGAATTAGAAGTTTGGGATTCAGAAATTATTACAAAGAAAATGGGAATTACAATTGGGAATCTTACTGCTAAGGCATCTTTTAATGGTGAAGAGGGAGAAGTTAAAGATCTTTCTGGGTATTTAGGGGGAGGGAGTATAAAAGCAAAAGGGAATTTTATGTTGAAAGATAAGAAATTTGAATTTGATGTTAGACTAAGAGACACCCCTTTTAACTGGCAATACATAAATGCAATAATAGATGGAAGATTGCTGATAACCAAATTTGATAAAGGATTAAGAATAGAAGGGGATCTCGAACCTCAACGAGCTACAATAACTATGCAATTTAAAGAAGAAGAAAAGGGAATGAGACCATCGAATCTTTTTCTAAATTTAAAATTTGATGCAACAAAAGGAAATGTCTGGTTTAGAAATGATCTCGCTAATATAGAGCTTGTAGGAAAGGTTGGTATAAATTATGAAGGAGGTCCTTTGTTAGTATCAGGAAATTTGGAAGTGAAGCAAGGAAGATTTTATTATCTTTATAAAAATTTTGAAGTTATAGAAGGGAAATTTAATTTTAACGAATCTCCGGAGATAAATCCGAATATAGATGTTAAAGCAATAACTCTTATTTCTAATAAGGAAAACGGAATTTCCTATAAGGATACAGTATTCCTTGAGGTTACAGGAACAATGAAAGCTCCTATTTTTGACCTCTATTCTAAGTCTTCTTTATCTAAAGCAGAAATAATGGCTCTTCTTTCTTTAAATCTTAGCTGGGAAGAATTATCTTCTGTTAAGGCCATTGAACAATCAGTTACTGAAACAGTTTTTAATTATTGGGTTAGACAGACATTAAGCGAAAGATTAAAAAATGAATTTGGTATTGATGTTTTAGAATTGCAAGGTGTTAGCGGTCATTACGAATTTGTTTTGGGTAAATATGTAACAGATAAACTCTTTGTCAAAGCTAAAACAGATATTCAGTCTTATGGGATTTCTGAATTTCAGGCAGAATACAGAATAAAGAAATGGGGATATATAACTGCCGAAAGAGACTTTATTGGGAAAAGTAGATTTCTATTCAATCTTGAGTGGAGATATTAGTTTTACTTGAATACTTCTCCTGTTTCTTTTGCCCAGAGTAAAAGGTCAAGAAAATCTAAAGGAATTTCTAATCTCTTTGCCAGCTTCTTCATTTTTCCTTCAATCTCCTTATATTTTTTCTCCCCTAGGGATTTTGGGTATTCTTTTATAACCCCAAACTCTTTAAGATTTTTAAGAATGTGTCTGTCAAGAATAGCCACCTCTTTCCCAAAACCTATATTACGTAAAAAATGGCTTGCCTCCTTAAAACCCATACCTTTCACATTTCTTACAAGATATTCTCTTAATTCTAAGGGAGAGTTTATCTTTTTTATGTTTTCGTATAGGGAGTTATTTTTTTTAAAAAATTTTTCTCTAAGTTCTAATAAATATTCTGTCTTTTTGTTCTTAAATCTAACTTTCCTGAGTGCTTTATTTATTTCTTCTTTTGTTCCTTCAAAAAGGACTTTTTTTTCCTTCATTTTTAAAATGGCTTCCCAACATTCTTTTGCTTTAGACTGAGGGGTTAAGATACAAAAAGCTAATTCTGTGAATATATCAAGAGGAAGGAATCTTCTTCCAATTTCTCTGAACTCTTTCAATCTCTCCTTAATTATTCTCTTATGAGTTAAATAAAAGCTTTCAATTTCCTTTCGAACTTCATTATTAATGTTCATTTTGAACTTATCATATTGTTTTCTTCGATTGATGTCAAGACTTTACCCTTGACAAAGAGCTTTATAATTATAAAACTATTAATTCAGAGAATAATATGAAAGATTTTTATAATTTTTTGCAGAAAGGAGTTTTAAGAATCGAAGAAGAGTTTTCTCTAGTTAAGTTCTTTAAAAAAGGCAATTGAGATTAGAAGAATGATTATAGGAATTACAGGTAATACAGGGGTAGGAAAAACAGAAGTCTCTAAGTTTTTTAAAAACTGGGGTGCAACTATTATTTCTTGCGATGAGATCGGTTGGGAGGTTTTAAAAGAATCTTTTGTCGTTGAGAAGATAAAGAGTAAATTTGAAGGAGTTACTACAGAAGATGGTAAAATAAATAGAGAAAAGCTTGCCTCAATTGTTTTTAAAGACAAAAAAAAATTGCAAGAGCTGAATAAAATTGTTCATCCTGAGTTACTGAGAAGGCTAAAAGAAGCAATCGAGAAAGAAAGGAACAAAATAATAGTGGTAGATGCAGCTTTAATATTCGAATGGAAAATAAAGGATTGGTTTGATTTTATTATTTTAGTTATTTCTACAACCAAGAATAAATATAAAAGACTTCTTGCTCAAGGAATAGAAAAAGGGATTATAAAAGGGAGACTAAATTCCCAATTGGAAAGTAGATTTTTAACTAAGCTTTCGGATTTTGTTATTGAAAATAATGGAACACTAAAAGAGTTAGAAAAAAAAGCAAGAGAAGTCTGGAATAAGATATTAGAGAAAAAGAAAAATTAACTCTTTTTAAGATGGACATCCAATTGAGGATAAGGAATTTCTATTTTGTTTTCTTTTAAAGTCTTCCAGATTACAAATCTTGCTTCACTTTCAATTTTTTTTCTCTTGAAGGGATCATCTATCCAGATAGAAATTTCAAATTTTAAAGAATTTTCTCCAAACTCAGTGAAAAACACTTCAATAGGATGATCTTTTAAAATACCATTGAGTTTTGATAGACTTTTTGTAAGAATTTCTTTAACCAAAAAAGGATCAGAAGAATAAGAGATACCAATAGGAATTACTATCCTTATGATGGAATCCGAATGGGTGTGGTTTATTAATTCATTATTCACAAGCTCTGTATTAGGAATAATTACTTCAAAATTGTTAAATGTTCTTATCGTGGTTGTTCTAATTCCAATTTTCTCAACCCTTCCAATAAGTCCTTTC contains:
- a CDS encoding N-glycosylase/DNA lyase, which gives rise to MNINNEVRKEIESFYLTHKRIIKERLKEFREIGRRFLPLDIFTELAFCILTPQSKAKECWEAILKMKEKKVLFEGTKEEINKALRKVRFKNKKTEYLLELREKFFKKNNSLYENIKKINSPLELREYLVRNVKGMGFKEASHFLRNIGFGKEVAILDRHILKNLKEFGVIKEYPKSLGEKKYKEIEGKMKKLAKRLEIPLDFLDLLLWAKETGEVFK
- the coaE gene encoding dephospho-CoA kinase (Dephospho-CoA kinase (CoaE) performs the final step in coenzyme A biosynthesis.), yielding MIIGITGNTGVGKTEVSKFFKNWGATIISCDEIGWEVLKESFVVEKIKSKFEGVTTEDGKINREKLASIVFKDKKKLQELNKIVHPELLRRLKEAIEKERNKIIVVDAALIFEWKIKDWFDFIILVISTTKNKYKRLLAQGIEKGIIKGRLNSQLESRFLTKLSDFVIENNGTLKELEKKAREVWNKILEKKKN
- a CDS encoding mechanosensitive ion channel domain-containing protein; its protein translation is MSGIIISGLIFFSFFKFSKFIEDRIKAKIEKTSLLESTRSGLIPIIIRYTIIVIGFFISLEFLNIDLTSLKVLIGALGVGIGFGLREIVNNLISGIILLSDKTVVKNDLIEVKGLIGRVEKIGIRTTTIRTFNNFEVIIPNTELVNNELINHTHSDSIIRIVIPIGISYSSDPFLVKEILTKSLSKLNGILKDHPIEVFFTEFGENSLKFEISIWIDDPFKRKKIESEARFVIWKTLKENKIEIPYPQLDVHLKKS